TCGCTTACTAGTCGATCAATTGGGATTTTCGAAGGATCTACCTATCgatttagaaattttttgccaATATGcggtttttaaaaacaaaagatatGAAAGATATTTTAGTCAGTAAAATGCATTTGTTAGTTTTGCCGGCTTCACAGTCAAAACCATGTTTTCGGTTGTATAAATTAGATATGTGGTTTGCTCCACCAATTTGCCTCCCGCTTATTTCTCTCAACTTGCACGCACACAGCAAACTCGAGCCGTTCTCTTGAGAAGCAAGGATTTCTTCCgttgaatttatttaaagctAACGCTATTCAATTATTGATTAGCCTTGTTGATTTCTTCATGCTAAtatcgtaaaaaaaaggtgtAGAAGTTGCGGTTGGCTTTCTTTAGTCCATTTTGGGTCATTTTTCcccaaaaattaaatttgttaaattagaagttcttttcattttcttcatccatACCCTCTTCTCAAAGGTTTTGTGCAAGATTCCTTAATCTTGGTaaaggtattttttttaaatttaatttcattccATTTCATaccttgtttttttttttttggatattttcagcactttttaaattgtgATGGGTATCAATACGTCTTCTGCTCAGAGTTCAGGGGCTGCTTCCATCGCTCGAAGTTCTGTAAATGTGAAGTCTGGAAATCGGCATTTATCATCTAATAAGAAATCAGCCACTTCAGCTCTAGAAGAACGGGCTTCTCGTCCCTCTATTCTTGTCACATTTCTTGTTTTGGCAGGCACAATACTTTCTTTATACATCTGGCCAATTTTATCTCCCgaccttttttttgcaaatcaACGGTGCTCCttcaaatataaaaacaaaggCTCGCAGAGAGTAGTAgttgaaggaaaaaatggaGTTGTGGCTACGGAGGAAGAGACATGCTCCCAAATTGGTGTTGGCATCTTGAAGGCCGGTGGAAATGCAGTGGATGCGGCTATCGCATCGGGAATTTGCATTGGAGCTGtcaattcattttcaagtGGTATTGGCGGTGGTGGATTTATGTTAATACGCCATCCAAATGGTACAGCACATTCCTTGAACTTTCGCGAGACTGCTCCAGCGGGTGCCAGCAAAAATATGTTTCATGGTAACTCTACCCTGTCACAGGTAGGTGGTCTTTCCGTTGCCGTCCCTGGTGAAATTGCTGGCTACGAGCGTGCTTGGAAAATGTATGGCTCTCTACCTTGGCATAAGTTGTTTGAACCAACCATACGTCTTATGAGAGATGGAATGCCAATGCCCAAGGAACTTGCGTCTCGCATCAGACGACCCGAGTTTTCCTATTTCAAGACTCATCCAGATTGGtctaaaatatttgctCCAGAAGGTGTTTTTTTACACGTTGGAGAAAAGTTTTATCGGCCTGCTCTAGCGTCTACCCTCGAAGAAATAGCTAAGTTTGGTCCTGAAGTGTTTTACACAGGAAAAATTGCAGAAAGGCTTGTAAAGTTTGTTCAACAGCAAGGAGGTATACTAACCATGGAGGATATGGCCAATTTTTCAGTTGTTGTGGAGGAACCTATTTATGGTAACTTCTATGATCGTGAGGTTATTACTTGTGGATCCCCTTGTAGTG
This portion of the Schizosaccharomyces pombe strain 972h- genome assembly, chromosome: I genome encodes:
- the ggt1 gene encoding gamma-glutamyltranspeptidase Ggt1; translation: MGINTSSAQSSGAASIARSSVNVKSGNRHLSSNKKSATSALEERASRPSILVTFLVLAGTILSLYIWPILSPDLFFANQRCSFKYKNKGSQRVVVEGKNGVVATEEETCSQIGVGILKAGGNAVDAAIASGICIGAVNSFSSGIGGGGFMLIRHPNGTAHSLNFRETAPAGASKNMFHGNSTLSQVGGLSVAVPGEIAGYERAWKMYGSLPWHKLFEPTIRLMRDGMPMPKELASRIRRPEFSYFKTHPDWSKIFAPEGVFLHVGEKFYRPALASTLEEIAKFGPEVFYTGKIAERLVKFVQQQGGILTMEDMANFSVVVEEPIYGNFYDREVITCGSPCSGEALILGLNVLSKVDLSEGTSILGCEMTDIGVHHLIETMKWMSAGRTVLADPTFYNNTDHVEQLLSLEYADEIRNNISNERTFDFTHYKAEYDFPNDHGTTHLSVIDKDNMAVGLTASINLMFGSQLLEPETGIILNDHMDDFASPGIVNAFGLSPSPYNFIAPGKRPQSSAVPTILVYNGEVEMVLGGSGGSRIVTAVLDTIIKKYKWGKSLLESVESPRFHHQLMPNIVYIDETVEIEVLRALEKFGHIVDLIPVQYPFSEIQAVFRTNGTLYGLSDSRKQAVAAAY